One region of Trinickia violacea genomic DNA includes:
- a CDS encoding MFS transporter gives MNPEASVDIKAFIDARSVSAYQWLVLLLCFFIVMMDGLDTAVMGFVAPVIMHDWSVARAAFGPVMSAAMIGLAVGALAAGPAADRIGRKAILIGSVTCFGLFSLCCAFADTPLQLIALRFLTGLGLGAAMPNSTTLLSEYVPSRSRSLLLTIMFTGFNFGSGVGGFIAAWLIPHFGWRGVFVFGGVVPLLSVPVLLWLLPESARFMLVRKADVTRIAATLGRVCRHTFGSQVSFTSPEPAAVEKAPVRMLFADGYAFGTLMLWVTYFMGLLIIYLLTGWLPTLIKDAGLPVERAAAITGLFQLGGTVGAVAVGFAMDRMNRNAVIGAAYLFGGVFIFALGTGSLTSGMLPVLVACAGFFMSGAQTGLNALAPTYYPTRARATGVSWMLGFGRLGGILGSLVGGVLLSLGFTFGTVFSILAVPAVFAAIAIVMNRVALRYITSPMAET, from the coding sequence ATGAACCCAGAGGCATCAGTCGATATCAAGGCATTCATCGACGCGCGCAGCGTGTCGGCGTATCAGTGGCTCGTCCTTCTGCTGTGCTTTTTTATCGTCATGATGGACGGGCTGGACACGGCGGTGATGGGCTTTGTTGCGCCCGTCATCATGCATGACTGGAGCGTCGCGCGCGCGGCATTCGGGCCGGTCATGAGTGCGGCGATGATCGGGCTCGCGGTCGGTGCGCTTGCCGCCGGACCCGCGGCCGATCGCATCGGCAGAAAAGCGATTCTGATCGGATCGGTCACGTGCTTCGGCCTTTTCAGCTTGTGCTGCGCGTTTGCCGACACGCCGCTGCAGCTGATCGCGCTGCGATTTCTGACGGGGCTCGGGCTGGGCGCCGCGATGCCGAATTCGACGACGCTGCTGTCGGAATACGTGCCGTCGCGCAGCCGGTCGCTGTTGCTCACGATCATGTTCACCGGCTTCAACTTTGGCTCAGGCGTGGGAGGTTTCATCGCCGCGTGGCTGATTCCGCACTTCGGCTGGCGTGGCGTATTCGTCTTCGGTGGCGTCGTGCCGCTCCTGAGCGTGCCGGTACTGCTTTGGCTGCTGCCTGAATCGGCGCGCTTCATGCTCGTTCGCAAAGCGGATGTCACGCGCATCGCGGCGACCTTGGGGCGCGTCTGCCGGCATACATTCGGGAGCCAGGTGAGCTTTACGTCGCCCGAACCCGCAGCCGTCGAAAAAGCACCGGTGCGCATGCTGTTTGCCGATGGCTACGCATTCGGCACGCTCATGCTGTGGGTCACGTACTTCATGGGGCTATTGATCATCTACTTGCTGACCGGGTGGCTGCCGACGCTCATCAAGGACGCGGGCCTTCCCGTCGAACGGGCTGCGGCGATCACGGGGCTGTTCCAGCTCGGCGGCACGGTCGGTGCGGTCGCGGTCGGGTTCGCCATGGACCGCATGAACCGCAACGCGGTTATCGGAGCCGCGTACCTGTTCGGCGGCGTCTTCATCTTCGCGCTGGGCACGGGCTCGTTGACGTCGGGAATGCTGCCGGTGCTGGTCGCATGCGCAGGTTTCTTCATGAGCGGCGCGCAAACGGGTTTGAACGCGCTGGCGCCGACCTACTACCCGACCCGAGCGCGAGCGACAGGCGTCAGCTGGATGCTTGGGTTCGGCCGGCTCGGCGGGATTCTTGGCTCGCTCGTCGGCGGCGTGCTGCTGTCGCTGGGCTTCACGTTTGGCACGGTGTTTTCGATCCTTGCCGTGCCGGCAGTCTTCGCCGCCATCGCCATCGTGATGAATCGCGTGGCATTGCGTTACATCACGAGCCCGATGGCGGAGACGTGA
- a CDS encoding protocatechuate 3,4-dioxygenase (extradiol catechol dioxygenase that catalyzes the oxidative cleavage of substituted catechols; part of the bacterial aromatic compound degradation pathway) → MNPQLIGIEELTGTYPFDIRQSVKTLRLNRFFWQMREASARELWLRDREAAYAAAGLTDEERALVDACDWLGLVHYGVCFFVLEKFARVVKVSNLAMYASMRGETLEAFLKTRNVPGAA, encoded by the coding sequence ATGAACCCGCAACTGATCGGCATCGAGGAACTGACGGGCACCTATCCGTTCGATATCCGGCAAAGCGTCAAGACGCTGCGCTTGAACCGGTTCTTCTGGCAGATGCGCGAGGCGTCCGCGCGCGAGCTTTGGCTTCGCGATCGCGAAGCCGCCTATGCCGCCGCCGGCCTGACCGACGAAGAGCGCGCCTTGGTGGACGCGTGCGATTGGCTTGGCCTCGTGCACTACGGCGTGTGCTTCTTCGTCCTTGAAAAGTTTGCGCGCGTCGTCAAGGTAAGCAATCTAGCCATGTATGCGTCAATGCGCGGCGAGACGCTCGAAGCGTTTCTCAAGACACGCAACGTGCCAGGCGCGGCCTAG
- a CDS encoding gallate dioxygenase codes for MARIIGGIGTSHVPTIGAAYDNRRQNDPAWAPLFKGYEPVAQWLAETQPDVMVMFYNDHANSFFFDCYPTFALGVSPNHAFADEGAGKRPLPDIAGHPDLAIHIAEHMIDDEFDLAIFQERPLDHGCNSPLSLMLPHEGGWPMALVPMEVNVLQYPLPTAMRCYRLGQSLRRAIESFPQDLKVVVVGTGGLSHQVHGERSGFNNTDWDLEFLDLIVHDPQRLAQMKHVDYVRLGGAESVETIMWLAMRGALGDKVREVHRNYYLATSTAMAVTLYEDEVTQ; via the coding sequence ATGGCAAGAATCATCGGCGGAATCGGCACCTCTCACGTGCCGACCATTGGCGCGGCGTACGACAACCGAAGGCAGAACGATCCCGCATGGGCGCCCCTTTTCAAGGGCTATGAACCGGTCGCGCAGTGGCTCGCCGAAACCCAGCCCGACGTGATGGTGATGTTCTACAACGACCACGCGAACAGCTTCTTCTTCGACTGCTATCCGACTTTCGCGCTCGGCGTCTCGCCGAACCACGCGTTCGCGGACGAGGGCGCGGGCAAGCGCCCGCTGCCCGACATCGCGGGTCATCCGGACCTCGCCATCCATATCGCGGAGCACATGATCGATGACGAGTTCGATCTCGCGATCTTTCAGGAGCGTCCGCTCGACCACGGCTGCAACTCGCCGCTCTCATTGATGCTGCCGCACGAAGGCGGCTGGCCGATGGCGCTCGTGCCGATGGAAGTCAACGTGCTGCAATATCCGCTGCCCACGGCAATGCGTTGCTATCGGCTCGGCCAGTCGCTGCGGCGCGCGATCGAGTCGTTTCCGCAGGACCTGAAGGTGGTGGTCGTCGGCACCGGGGGGCTGTCGCATCAGGTTCACGGCGAACGAAGCGGTTTCAACAACACCGATTGGGACCTCGAGTTTCTCGACTTGATCGTGCATGACCCGCAGCGTCTCGCTCAGATGAAGCACGTCGACTATGTGCGGCTCGGCGGGGCAGAGAGCGTCGAGACCATCATGTGGCTCGCCATGCGCGGGGCGCTCGGCGACAAGGTGCGCGAGGTGCACCGCAACTATTACCTCGCGACCAGCACTGCGATGGCGGTGACGCTCTACGAAGACGAGGTGACGCAATGA
- a CDS encoding GntR family transcriptional regulator, with protein sequence MSSTTQHAIVQSLREQILRGELAPGQRLVEAQLAQWLGVSRTPLRYALSVLSAEGLLERSGGRGFVVRRFGVGDVLNAIDVRGVLEGLAARAVAERGATPALTAALDECLRAGDRLFETGSLKKGDDLRYAEMNGRFHALITDEAQNAALSAALNLNDKIPFVSPATVAFDETAKARQFTMLAYAHRQHHAIVSALVNGEGARVEALMKEHTYISKESLNLSLPKLQLIAGAA encoded by the coding sequence ATGAGTTCGACTACCCAGCACGCGATCGTGCAATCGCTGCGCGAGCAGATCCTGCGCGGGGAGCTTGCTCCCGGACAGCGCCTCGTCGAAGCGCAACTGGCGCAATGGCTCGGGGTATCGCGCACGCCGTTGCGCTACGCCTTGAGCGTGCTTTCTGCGGAGGGGCTGCTCGAGCGCTCGGGCGGGCGGGGATTCGTGGTGCGCCGATTCGGCGTCGGCGACGTGCTGAACGCGATCGACGTACGCGGCGTATTGGAGGGATTGGCTGCGCGCGCCGTAGCGGAACGCGGCGCGACGCCAGCACTGACGGCCGCGCTCGACGAGTGCCTGCGCGCAGGCGATCGCCTTTTTGAAACCGGCTCGCTCAAGAAGGGTGACGACCTGCGCTACGCCGAAATGAACGGACGCTTTCACGCATTGATCACCGACGAGGCGCAGAACGCGGCGCTAAGCGCAGCGCTGAATCTCAACGACAAGATTCCGTTCGTATCGCCGGCCACCGTTGCCTTCGACGAAACCGCCAAGGCACGTCAATTCACGATGCTGGCGTATGCGCACCGCCAGCATCATGCGATCGTGTCGGCGCTCGTGAACGGGGAAGGTGCACGTGTCGAGGCGTTGATGAAGGAACACACGTACATCTCGAAGGAAAGTCTCAATCTCTCACTGCCCAAGCTGCAGTTGATCGCAGGTGCCGCATAA